In Rhinatrema bivittatum chromosome 11, aRhiBiv1.1, whole genome shotgun sequence, a single window of DNA contains:
- the LOC115100835 gene encoding uncharacterized protein LOC115100835, with translation MERMRAQAPTELAPPESGIRALGLCSACHLRATQSEEADSLCAQCEEALGLPGQGRSQPLLSASSSGNTPDLAGRSAQPGNPRDLVPLRPDPASLSWVELFKGIHAFVQMQAAPRPDPYVPADPAPGPSKPRHGHSPPGSPIYRDSDCSEEEGELPEHGEPPSENEPYRTMRRFFIKEDLPDLVFQCLSELAIPGQGTPGEPRMNPLLEGLRQTTHHFPLLQAAQQLIDLEWNAPEASFKGGRALSGMYPLDPATKELLACPRVDAIVCAMVKRTAIPVEGGAALRDAHDRRLDAILRQAFEVAAMSLRIAICCTVVMRSCLSQARNNTPGEEMESALSFLTDTASDLVRTATKGVSLSVAARAYKSTSMRGSMQGKISNINHHGRSS, from the coding sequence atggagcgtatgagagcccaggcGCCCACGGAGCTTgcgcctccagaatcaggcattagagctctaggcctctgctcagcatgccatctcagagctacacagagcgaggaagcagattccctatgtgcccaatgtgaggaggccttgGGACTTCCAGGGCAGGGCCGATCCCAGCCCCTACTAagtgccagttcctcagggaacaccccggacctagcaggccgaaGTGCACAGCCGGGGAatcctagagacctggtgcccctgagACCAgaccctgcttccctctcctgggtggaattattcaaggggattcatgcctttgtccaaatGCAGGCTGCTCCTCGACCAGACCCATATGTACCTgctgacccggcccctggaccttcgaagcctaggcacggccactcgccacccgggaGCCCCATTTatagggattcagattgctctgaggaagaaggtgaGCTTCCCGAGCACGGTGAGCCTCCCTCGGAAAAcgagccgtatcgaaccatgagacgcttcttcattAAGGAGGATCTCCCGGATCTGGTCTTTCAATGCCTGTCGGagttggctatcccgggccagggcaccccaggggaacccagaatgaaccccctgctagagggccttcgtcagacgacccaccattttcccctcctccaagcagcacagcagttaatcgatctggagtggaatgcgccagaggcctcattcaaagggggtcgggccttatccggcatgtaccccctggacccggcaactaaggagctgctggcgtgccctagggtagacgccatagtctGCGCAATGGTGAAGCGCACGGCCATTCCAGTTGAGGGTGGGGCGGCCCTCAGGGATGCGCACGAccggcgcctggacgccatcctgaggCAAGCTTTTGAGGTGGCCgctatgtccctacgaatcgcgatctgctgcaccgtagtgatgcgttcctgtttgtcacaagccaggaacaacaccccgggggaagagatggaatcagctctctcattcctcactgacaCTGCCTCCGACTTAGTGCGTACGGCAACCAAGGGAGTGTCCTTATCAGTGGCAGCCAGGGCATACAAATCTACTTCCATGAGAGGGTCCATGCAGGGTAAGATCTCTAATATCAATCATCATGGGAGATCGTCTTAG